In Paracoccaceae bacterium Fryx2, a single genomic region encodes these proteins:
- a CDS encoding NUDIX hydrolase yields the protein MHSDQFNLSPLQGDDLRTQYGAVCWRVMNRKVEVLLVTSRETGRWVIPKGWPIPGLSPEDSAAREAFEEAGVEGRVDSDCIGVFSYDKALGKPSGPRQIVPCVVAVYALRVERLRMTFPERDQRRRKWFSPEKAARKVAEPELQHLLAHAVLHVGAAGAGPKA from the coding sequence GTGCATAGTGACCAGTTCAATCTTTCCCCATTGCAAGGGGACGATCTTCGCACCCAATACGGCGCCGTCTGCTGGCGCGTGATGAACCGCAAGGTAGAGGTTCTTCTGGTCACCAGCCGCGAAACCGGGCGCTGGGTCATCCCGAAAGGCTGGCCGATCCCCGGCCTTTCGCCCGAGGATTCCGCCGCGCGCGAAGCCTTCGAGGAGGCCGGCGTCGAAGGCCGGGTCGACTCGGACTGCATCGGGGTGTTTTCCTATGACAAGGCGCTGGGCAAACCCAGCGGCCCGAGGCAGATCGTGCCCTGCGTCGTGGCGGTCTATGCCCTGCGGGTGGAGCGTCTGCGGATGACCTTCCCCGAACGCGACCAGCGGCGGCGCAAGTGGTTCAGCCCGGAAAAGGCCGCCCGAAAGGTTGCCGAGCCCGAGTTGCAGCACCTGCTGGCCCATGCCGTGCTGCATGTCGGTGCCGCGGGGGCCGGGCCGAAGGCTTGA
- a CDS encoding DUF1178 family protein has product MIRYDLRCAAGHAFDSWFQSATAYDSLAGRALIACPLCGSTGVTKSLMAPAVRPARNADAARPGNGDAPADRPLSTPGTDLELALAALRRQVEENSDYVGMNFAAEARRIHDGEVPERAIHGEARPDEARRLIEDGIPVAPLPFLPARKTN; this is encoded by the coding sequence ATGATCCGCTATGACCTTCGATGTGCTGCGGGCCATGCTTTCGACAGCTGGTTTCAGTCGGCCACGGCCTATGACAGCCTCGCCGGGCGGGCGCTGATCGCCTGCCCGCTGTGCGGGTCGACCGGGGTCACCAAGTCGCTGATGGCCCCTGCCGTGCGCCCTGCGCGCAATGCCGATGCCGCCCGGCCCGGCAACGGCGACGCCCCGGCGGATCGCCCGCTGTCCACCCCGGGGACCGACCTTGAACTGGCGCTGGCGGCCCTGCGGCGGCAGGTCGAGGAAAACTCGGACTATGTCGGGATGAACTTCGCCGCCGAGGCGCGGCGCATCCACGACGGCGAGGTGCCGGAACGCGCGATCCATGGCGAGGCCAGACCCGACGAGGCCCGCCGCCTGATCGAGGACGGCATTCCGGTGGCGCCGCTGCCCTTCCTGCCTGCACGCAAGACCAACTGA
- a CDS encoding SDR family NAD(P)-dependent oxidoreductase: MTLLITGANRGVGRALATLAARSGPVLGTYRGGAPAPAPGIEWLPLEVTDPEQHRALALRLAGRPLSLLVCNAGVFLDRGQRLDSGFAAPLWADTFAVNVTGVFLTVQALLPNLRVGRGKIAILSSQMGSDTRAPGGSYIYRASKAAALNLGRNLAADLRAEGIAVGIYHPGWVQTEMGGAGADITAEAAAAGLMARFAALSPETTGCFETWDGRAHPF, translated from the coding sequence ATGACACTGCTGATCACCGGCGCAAACCGTGGGGTCGGACGCGCGCTGGCCACGCTGGCCGCCCGTTCGGGCCCGGTGCTTGGCACCTACCGCGGCGGAGCACCGGCACCCGCGCCCGGCATCGAGTGGCTGCCGCTCGAGGTGACCGACCCGGAGCAGCACCGCGCGCTGGCCCTGCGGCTGGCGGGGCGGCCTCTGTCGCTCCTGGTCTGCAATGCCGGGGTCTTCCTTGATCGCGGCCAGCGGCTGGACAGCGGCTTTGCCGCGCCGCTGTGGGCCGACACTTTCGCGGTGAACGTGACCGGCGTGTTTCTGACGGTGCAGGCGCTGCTGCCCAACCTGCGCGTGGGGCGGGGCAAGATTGCCATCCTGTCGTCGCAGATGGGGTCCGACACGCGCGCGCCGGGCGGCAGCTACATCTATCGCGCCTCCAAGGCCGCGGCGCTGAACCTGGGCCGCAATCTGGCCGCCGATCTGCGCGCCGAGGGCATCGCGGTCGGCATCTATCACCCCGGCTGGGTGCAGACCGAAATGGGCGGGGCCGGAGCAGACATCACGGCCGAGGCGGCGGCGGCCGGCCTGATGGCGCGCTTTGCGGCACTGTCGCCGGAAACGACCGGCTGTTTCGAGACCTGGGACGGGCGCGCGCATCCGTTCTGA
- a CDS encoding 2Fe-2S iron-sulfur cluster-binding protein has translation MAKITYVEFGGKEHVVEVANGLTVMEGARDNGIPGIEADCGGACACSTCHVYVAPEWVGKLPKKDAMEEDMLDFAWKPDPVRSRLTCQLKVSPALDGLVVTMPEKQI, from the coding sequence ATGGCGAAGATCACCTACGTGGAATTTGGCGGCAAGGAACATGTGGTCGAGGTCGCGAACGGCCTCACCGTGATGGAAGGCGCGCGCGACAACGGCATCCCGGGCATCGAGGCCGACTGCGGCGGGGCCTGCGCCTGCTCGACCTGCCACGTCTACGTCGCCCCCGAATGGGTTGGCAAGCTGCCGAAGAAAGACGCGATGGAAGAGGACATGCTCGATTTCGCCTGGAAGCCCGACCCGGTCCGCTCGCGCCTCACCTGCCAGCTGAAGGTCAGCCCGGCACTCGACGGGCTGGTGGTGACCATGCCCGAAAAGCAGATCTGA
- a CDS encoding OB-fold nucleic acid binding domain-containing protein has product MSTWITPTPCPGNWPRPPAALPHVRLDEPPAGARVCVAGLVLVRQRPGTAKGVIFVTLEDETGVCNVVVWAQVYERFRRAVISGRLLRVTGRLQREAGVVHVVAEGIEDLSPMLDRLLDPAFRHDGSRAGDQP; this is encoded by the coding sequence ATGAGCACCTGGATCACCCCCACCCCCTGCCCGGGAAACTGGCCGCGCCCGCCCGCCGCCCTGCCACATGTCCGGCTGGACGAGCCGCCGGCGGGGGCGCGGGTCTGCGTCGCGGGGCTGGTGCTGGTGCGCCAGCGGCCCGGCACCGCCAAGGGGGTGATCTTCGTCACGCTGGAGGACGAGACCGGCGTGTGCAACGTGGTGGTCTGGGCGCAGGTCTATGAACGCTTTCGCCGCGCCGTGATCTCGGGGCGGCTGCTGCGCGTGACCGGCCGGTTGCAGCGCGAGGCTGGGGTGGTGCATGTGGTGGCCGAGGGCATCGAGGACCTGTCGCCGATGCTCGACCGGCTGCTGGACCCCGCCTTCCGGCATGATGGCAGCCGGGCGGGCGACCAGCCCTGA
- a CDS encoding peptidoglycan-binding domain-containing protein, translating into MIRPLFLCSVLALTACQGVPLPEAPGRANLAAELVRRTEPGPPPAPDGICWASDVTPAVIETVTEQVVVTPETRGPDGRVLIPASYRTVTQQRILQDRETVWFHTPCPAALTVDFIATLQRALKARGYYLLPLTGMMDAATREAVRRFQQPLGLDSPQLSLAAARDLGIVAADLGG; encoded by the coding sequence ATGATCAGACCCCTTTTCCTTTGCAGCGTGCTGGCGCTGACGGCCTGCCAGGGCGTGCCGCTGCCCGAGGCCCCCGGCCGCGCCAACCTTGCGGCCGAACTGGTGCGCCGCACCGAGCCCGGGCCGCCGCCCGCGCCGGACGGCATCTGCTGGGCCAGCGACGTGACCCCGGCGGTGATAGAGACCGTGACCGAGCAGGTGGTCGTCACCCCCGAGACGCGCGGCCCCGACGGGCGCGTGCTGATCCCGGCCAGCTACCGCACGGTGACGCAGCAGCGCATCCTGCAGGACCGGGAAACCGTGTGGTTCCATACCCCCTGCCCCGCCGCGCTTACGGTCGATTTCATCGCCACGCTGCAGCGGGCGCTGAAGGCGCGGGGCTACTATCTGCTGCCGCTGACCGGCATGATGGATGCCGCGACGCGCGAAGCGGTCCGGCGCTTTCAGCAACCGCTGGGCCTGGACAGTCCGCAGCTGTCGCTGGCGGCGGCGCGCGATCTGGGTATCGTGGCGGCCGATCTCGGCGGCTGA
- a CDS encoding DegQ family serine endoprotease, with product MQSHAVSTARRTGEAPQGASRLFLALMLGIALAMSQTLQAGARGAPESFADLASSISPSVVNITTSSVVAAPSGPGPMLPDGSPFEDFFRDFMDRNGPGGNSEPRRSEALGSGFVISEDGYIVTNNHVIEGADDIEIEFFSGKRLDAKLVGTDPKTDIALLKVVSDQPLPFVAFGDSDLMRVGDWVVAMGNPLGQGFSVSAGIVSARKRALSGTYDDYIQTDAAINRGNSGGPLFNMDGQVIGVNTAILSPNGGSIGIGFSMASNVVNKVVLQLKEFGETRRGWLGVRIQDVTPDVAEAMGLPEARGALITDVPQGPAADSGMLAGDVILSFDGADVSDTRDLVGRVADAPVGQAVRVVVLREGKTQTLSVTLGRRETAEGEEAVPAASAVPSEPSEAQILGLTVTPVTPEQVERLGLPSGIEGLVVTRVDAVSEAYAKGLREGDLITEAGQQKVLKIKDLQDRITEARDAGRKSLLLLIRRGGDPRFLALSIEE from the coding sequence GTGCAGTCCCATGCTGTCTCAACCGCCCGCAGAACCGGGGAAGCGCCGCAGGGCGCGTCGCGGCTGTTCCTTGCGCTGATGCTCGGCATCGCGCTGGCCATGAGCCAGACGTTGCAGGCCGGCGCGCGCGGCGCCCCGGAAAGCTTTGCCGATCTGGCCTCCAGCATCAGCCCGTCGGTGGTGAACATCACCACATCCTCGGTGGTCGCCGCCCCCTCGGGCCCCGGGCCGATGCTGCCCGACGGTTCGCCGTTCGAGGATTTCTTCCGCGATTTCATGGATCGCAACGGCCCGGGCGGCAACAGCGAACCCCGCCGGTCCGAGGCGCTGGGGTCGGGTTTCGTGATTTCGGAAGATGGCTACATTGTCACGAACAACCATGTGATCGAAGGTGCCGACGATATCGAGATCGAGTTCTTTTCCGGCAAGCGGCTGGATGCCAAGCTGGTCGGAACCGACCCCAAGACCGACATCGCCCTGCTGAAAGTGGTCAGCGACCAGCCGCTGCCGTTCGTCGCGTTCGGCGACAGCGACCTGATGCGGGTCGGCGACTGGGTCGTGGCGATGGGCAACCCGCTGGGGCAGGGGTTCTCGGTTTCGGCGGGCATCGTCTCGGCGCGCAAGCGGGCGCTGTCGGGCACCTATGACGACTACATCCAGACCGATGCGGCGATCAACCGGGGCAACTCCGGCGGGCCGCTGTTCAACATGGACGGTCAGGTGATCGGGGTGAACACCGCGATCCTGTCGCCCAATGGCGGGTCGATCGGCATCGGCTTCTCGATGGCGTCGAACGTGGTCAACAAGGTCGTGCTTCAGCTGAAGGAATTCGGCGAGACGCGGCGCGGCTGGCTGGGCGTTCGCATCCAGGACGTGACCCCCGACGTGGCCGAGGCGATGGGGCTGCCCGAAGCGCGGGGCGCGCTGATCACCGATGTGCCGCAGGGGCCTGCGGCGGATTCGGGGATGCTGGCGGGCGACGTGATCCTGTCGTTCGACGGTGCCGACGTGTCCGACACCCGCGATCTGGTCGGCCGTGTGGCGGATGCGCCGGTCGGGCAGGCGGTGCGGGTCGTGGTGCTGCGCGAAGGCAAGACCCAGACGCTGTCCGTGACCCTTGGCCGCCGCGAAACCGCCGAGGGCGAAGAGGCGGTTCCGGCCGCGTCGGCGGTTCCGTCCGAACCGTCCGAAGCCCAGATCCTGGGCCTGACCGTCACCCCGGTCACCCCGGAACAGGTGGAGCGGCTCGGCCTGCCCTCGGGCATCGAGGGGCTGGTTGTGACGCGCGTGGACGCGGTGTCCGAAGCCTATGCCAAGGGCCTGCGCGAAGGCGACCTGATCACCGAGGCCGGTCAGCAGAAGGTGCTGAAGATCAAGGATCTGCAGGACCGCATCACCGAGGCGCGCGACGCGGGCCGCAAGTCGCTGCTGCTGCTGATCCGCCGGGGCGGCGACCCGCGGTTCCTGGCACTGTCGATCGAGGAATAG
- a CDS encoding protease modulator HflC, whose product MKAVSIALPALFIVGALALSSVFIVDEREKVLVLQFGQVKAVKEEPGLGFKIPLIQDVVRYDGRILGLPTQPLEVTPLDDRRLVVDAFARWRIVDLVNFRESVGADGVRAAQVRLERILNAAIREVLGGVPSQRVLSEDRTSLMNLIRDQARREALSLGVDVIDVRLTRTDLPEQNLSATYSRMRAEREREAADEIARGGEAAQRVRASADRTVVELTSQARKEAEVIRGEADGQRNAIYAEAFGRDPEFFAFTRSLTSYERALKGGNSSIVMQPDSVFFDYLRSEKAPE is encoded by the coding sequence ATGAAAGCCGTATCCATTGCGCTGCCCGCGCTGTTCATCGTCGGCGCCCTTGCGCTGTCATCGGTGTTCATCGTCGATGAACGCGAAAAGGTGCTGGTCCTGCAATTCGGCCAGGTGAAGGCGGTGAAGGAGGAGCCCGGTCTGGGCTTCAAGATCCCGCTGATCCAGGACGTGGTGCGCTATGACGGCCGCATCCTGGGCCTGCCGACGCAACCGCTGGAAGTGACGCCGCTGGATGACCGCCGTCTGGTGGTCGACGCCTTCGCGCGCTGGCGGATCGTCGATCTGGTCAACTTCCGCGAATCGGTAGGGGCCGACGGGGTTCGCGCCGCGCAGGTCCGGCTGGAGCGGATCCTGAACGCCGCGATCCGCGAAGTGCTGGGCGGTGTGCCGTCGCAGCGCGTGCTGTCGGAAGACCGCACCAGCCTGATGAACCTGATCCGCGATCAGGCGCGGCGCGAGGCGCTTTCGCTGGGCGTCGACGTGATCGACGTGCGTCTGACCCGGACCGACCTGCCCGAACAGAACCTTTCGGCGACCTACAGCCGGATGCGGGCCGAACGCGAACGCGAGGCCGCCGACGAGATTGCCCGCGGTGGCGAGGCCGCCCAGAGGGTGCGGGCATCTGCCGACCGGACGGTGGTCGAACTGACATCGCAGGCGCGCAAGGAAGCCGAGGTGATCCGGGGCGAGGCCGACGGCCAGCGCAACGCGATCTATGCCGAGGCGTTCGGGCGCGACCCGGAATTCTTTGCCTTCACCCGGTCGCTGACCTCTTACGAACGGGCGCTGAAGGGCGGCAATTCGTCGATCGTGATGCAGCCCGACTCGGTGTTCTTCGACTATCTGCGCAGCGAAAAGGCCCCCGAGTGA
- the hflK gene encoding FtsH protease activity modulator HflK — MSGNGGPWGGGGSGGGDNREGRDPKDGRGGRKPGGEGPQIPEIDEIMKKGQEQLRVLMGGRGRSGNGGGGGGGGGGGNPMAPLFTKQGLALGVLGLAALWGFMSFYTVKPEERSVELFLGEFSAIGNPGLNFAPWPLVRAEIVQVTGERQTDIGTGRGGDTDTGLMLTRDQNIVDIEFQVVWNVSDPAAFLFNLADPTDTIRAVAESAMRDIIARSELAPVLNRDRGVIASDLRAAVQGTLDSYQAGIAVVRVNFDKADPPREVIDSFREVQAAQQQRDRLEKEADAYANRVTAGARGEAARLAEDAEAYRAQVVNNAEGEASRFLSVYEEYVKAPEVTRRRMYLETMETVLGGMNKVILDGVSGGEAGGQGVVPFLPLNELGRMAPAAPAAAATTQGNN; from the coding sequence ATGTCAGGAAACGGTGGGCCCTGGGGCGGTGGCGGCTCGGGCGGAGGAGACAACCGCGAGGGGCGGGATCCGAAAGACGGGCGCGGCGGGCGCAAGCCGGGGGGCGAAGGCCCGCAGATCCCCGAAATCGACGAGATCATGAAGAAGGGCCAGGAACAGCTGCGCGTCCTGATGGGCGGCCGCGGCAGGTCCGGCAATGGCGGCGGCGGCGGCGGGGGTGGCGGCGGGGGCAACCCGATGGCGCCGCTGTTCACCAAGCAGGGGCTGGCACTGGGCGTGCTTGGGCTTGCCGCCCTGTGGGGCTTCATGTCCTTCTACACGGTGAAGCCCGAAGAACGCTCGGTCGAGCTGTTCCTCGGCGAGTTTTCGGCAATCGGCAATCCGGGCCTGAACTTCGCGCCCTGGCCGCTGGTCAGGGCGGAAATCGTGCAGGTCACCGGCGAGCGGCAGACCGACATCGGCACCGGGCGCGGCGGCGACACCGACACCGGCCTGATGCTGACGCGCGACCAGAACATCGTGGATATCGAATTCCAGGTGGTGTGGAACGTGTCGGACCCGGCGGCCTTCCTGTTCAACCTGGCCGACCCGACCGACACCATCCGCGCCGTGGCCGAAAGTGCGATGCGCGACATCATCGCCCGGTCAGAGCTGGCGCCGGTGCTGAACCGTGACCGGGGGGTGATTGCCTCGGATCTGCGGGCGGCGGTTCAGGGCACGCTCGACAGCTATCAGGCGGGCATCGCGGTCGTGCGGGTGAACTTCGACAAGGCCGATCCGCCGCGCGAGGTCATCGACAGCTTCCGCGAAGTGCAGGCGGCGCAGCAGCAGCGCGACCGGCTGGAAAAAGAGGCCGACGCCTATGCCAACCGCGTGACGGCGGGCGCGCGCGGTGAAGCCGCCCGTCTGGCCGAAGACGCCGAGGCCTACCGCGCCCAGGTGGTCAACAACGCCGAGGGCGAGGCGAGCCGCTTCCTGTCCGTCTACGAGGAATATGTGAAGGCCCCCGAAGTGACCCGGCGGCGCATGTATCTGGAAACCATGGAAACCGTCCTTGGCGGCATGAACAAGGTCATCCTCGACGGCGTGTCGGGTGGCGAGGCCGGTGGTCAGGGTGTCGTGCCCTTCCTGCCGCTGAACGAACTGGGCCGCATGGCCCCCGCCGCACCGGCCGCAGCGGCGACAACGCAGGGGAACAATTGA
- the gor gene encoding glutathione-disulfide reductase, with product MAFDHDLFVIGGGSGGVRAARIAAGEAGASVALAEEDRMGGTCVIRGCVPKKLMVFASEYPQAMADARAYGWDVTDGSFDWPRFRTRLETELSRLEAAYRSTLQTAGVTVHDARAVMEDAHTVRLSTGQTVRARHILIATGGRPFVPDIPGADLAVTSNEIFHLPDLPKRALVVGGGYIASEFACILHGLGVEVTQYYRGAQILRGFDDEARGHVANAMQARGIAIHCGTDVIRLEQASGGIRAVSTDGGEREFDLVLYATGRKPNSAGLGLEALGVELGRNGQIVVDDYSQTAVPSIHAVGDVTDRINLTPVAIREGHAFADTVFKGQPRKADHDLVASAVFTQPELGSVGLTEEAARAQEPIEVYATAFRPMQSLFAGRPDRVLMKLIVSQTTRRVLGCHIVAPGAGEMIQLAAIAIRMGATKDDFDRTVAVHPTMSEELVTLRSPLRKA from the coding sequence TTGGCGTTCGACCATGACCTGTTCGTGATCGGCGGCGGATCGGGCGGTGTGCGCGCCGCGCGGATCGCCGCGGGCGAAGCCGGCGCAAGCGTCGCGCTGGCCGAGGAAGACCGGATGGGCGGCACCTGCGTCATCCGGGGCTGCGTGCCGAAAAAGCTGATGGTCTTTGCGTCGGAGTATCCGCAGGCGATGGCGGATGCCCGGGCCTATGGCTGGGATGTGACCGACGGCAGCTTCGACTGGCCGCGGTTCCGCACCCGTCTGGAAACCGAACTTTCCCGGCTGGAGGCCGCCTATCGCAGCACGCTGCAAACCGCGGGGGTCACGGTCCACGATGCCCGCGCCGTGATGGAGGATGCCCATACCGTGCGGCTATCCACCGGCCAGACGGTCCGCGCCCGGCACATCCTGATCGCCACCGGCGGGCGCCCCTTCGTGCCCGACATCCCGGGGGCGGATCTGGCGGTGACCTCGAACGAGATCTTTCATCTGCCCGATCTGCCGAAACGCGCGCTGGTGGTGGGCGGCGGCTACATCGCGTCCGAATTTGCCTGCATCCTGCACGGGCTGGGGGTCGAGGTCACGCAATACTATCGCGGCGCGCAGATCCTGCGCGGCTTCGACGACGAGGCGCGGGGGCACGTCGCCAACGCCATGCAGGCGCGCGGCATCGCCATCCATTGCGGCACCGACGTGATCCGGCTGGAACAGGCGAGCGGCGGCATCCGCGCCGTTTCCACCGACGGCGGCGAGCGGGAGTTCGACCTTGTGCTCTATGCCACGGGCCGAAAACCCAATTCGGCCGGGCTGGGGCTGGAGGCCCTGGGCGTCGAACTGGGGCGCAACGGGCAGATCGTGGTCGATGACTACAGCCAGACCGCGGTGCCCTCGATCCATGCCGTGGGCGACGTGACCGACCGGATCAACCTGACGCCCGTCGCGATCCGGGAGGGGCACGCTTTCGCTGACACCGTATTCAAGGGCCAGCCGCGCAAGGCCGACCACGATCTCGTTGCCAGCGCGGTGTTCACCCAGCCCGAACTCGGCTCGGTCGGCCTGACGGAAGAGGCCGCGCGGGCGCAGGAACCGATCGAGGTCTATGCCACCGCCTTCCGCCCGATGCAGTCGCTTTTCGCCGGGCGGCCCGACCGGGTGCTGATGAAGCTGATTGTCAGCCAGACGACGCGCAGGGTGCTGGGCTGTCATATCGTCGCACCCGGCGCGGGCGAGATGATCCAGCTTGCGGCGATCGCGATCCGCATGGGGGCGACAAAAGACGATTTCGACCGGACGGTTGCGGTGCATCCGACCATGTCGGAGGAACTGGTAACCTTGCGGTCACCGCTGCGGAAAGCTTGA
- the rpiA gene encoding ribose-5-phosphate isomerase RpiA: protein MPADLSPIDKAKFVAAKRAADFVETGMRVGLGTGSTAAWMVRCLGERIREEGLRVTGVPTSSRTAELARQVGVPIMSLDEAKWLDLTIDGADEFDGNLNLIKGGGAALLQEKIVATASDQMIVIADAAKEVAQLGAFPLPVEVIPFGWQTTKALIEETLVSLDVLNRDCTLRMNGDRPLITDEANYIVDLHLRRIGNPRQLALVLNQIPGVVENGLFIDICDIVIIGHGDGRVTVRDINAGSVEEDRVEFAATDNIFADLED from the coding sequence ATGCCCGCCGACCTTTCCCCCATCGACAAGGCCAAGTTCGTCGCAGCAAAGCGCGCGGCCGATTTCGTCGAAACAGGGATGCGCGTCGGCCTGGGCACCGGGTCCACCGCCGCCTGGATGGTGCGCTGCCTGGGCGAGCGGATCCGCGAGGAGGGCCTGCGGGTGACCGGGGTTCCGACCTCCAGCCGCACGGCCGAACTGGCCCGGCAGGTCGGCGTGCCGATCATGAGCCTGGACGAGGCGAAATGGCTGGATCTGACGATCGACGGGGCGGATGAATTCGACGGCAACCTGAACCTGATCAAGGGCGGCGGGGCGGCGCTGCTGCAGGAAAAGATCGTGGCGACGGCCTCCGACCAGATGATCGTGATCGCCGACGCCGCCAAGGAAGTGGCGCAGCTTGGCGCCTTCCCCCTCCCGGTCGAGGTGATCCCGTTCGGCTGGCAGACCACAAAGGCGCTGATCGAGGAAACCCTGGTCTCGCTCGATGTGCTGAACCGCGACTGCACGCTGCGCATGAACGGCGACCGGCCGCTGATCACCGACGAGGCGAACTACATCGTCGACCTGCATCTGCGCCGGATCGGCAACCCGCGGCAACTGGCGCTGGTGCTGAACCAGATTCCGGGCGTGGTGGAAAACGGGCTGTTCATCGACATCTGCGACATCGTGATCATCGGTCATGGCGACGGGCGGGTGACGGTGCGCGACATCAACGCGGGGTCGGTCGAGGAGGACCGCGTCGAATTCGCCGCGACCGACAACATCTTCGCCGACCTGGAGGATTGA
- a CDS encoding L-serine ammonia-lyase: MFLSVFDMFKVGVGPSSSHTMGPMVAGARFLDLLRASPFHAHGLRASLHGSLAFTGVGHATDRATILGLAGFEPATYDAEKAEETLAAIRADKTIRAPGLRPLHFDPERDLLFDYGPSLPGHANGMILRATDAQGDVILQETYYSIGGGFVLTDAEQRAAADDRARGPAAVPFPFETAEQMLAMAAASGKTIAQMKRINELTFRTAAELDQGMARIWQVMTDCISRGMLGTGILPGGLKVRRRAKGIHDALLAERGLNLVAPHTINDWMSLYAMAVNEENAAGGQVVTAPTNGAAGVVPAVIRYWLDHVPGASAARVGEFLLTAAAVGGLVKHNASISGAECGCQAEVGAAAAMGAAGLAAVLGGTPEQVENAAEIALEHHLGMTCDPVRGLVQVPCIERNGLGAIKAVSAASLAMRGDGQHLVSLDVCIETMRQTGRDMHEKYKETSLGGLAVNVPNC; this comes from the coding sequence ATGTTTCTGTCAGTTTTCGACATGTTCAAGGTGGGGGTTGGCCCGTCGTCGTCGCACACCATGGGCCCGATGGTCGCGGGTGCGCGGTTCCTTGATCTGCTGCGCGCCAGCCCGTTTCATGCCCATGGCCTGCGGGCCTCGCTGCATGGCAGCCTTGCGTTCACCGGGGTCGGCCATGCCACCGACCGTGCCACGATCCTTGGCCTCGCCGGATTCGAACCCGCAACCTATGACGCTGAAAAGGCAGAGGAAACGCTTGCAGCGATCAGGGCCGACAAGACCATCCGCGCGCCCGGCCTGCGCCCGCTGCACTTCGACCCCGAGCGCGACCTGCTGTTCGACTATGGCCCGTCGCTGCCCGGCCATGCCAACGGCATGATCCTGCGCGCCACCGATGCGCAGGGCGACGTGATCCTGCAGGAAACCTACTATTCCATCGGCGGCGGCTTCGTGCTGACCGATGCCGAACAGCGCGCGGCGGCAGATGACCGCGCCAGGGGCCCCGCCGCGGTGCCCTTCCCGTTCGAGACGGCCGAACAGATGCTGGCGATGGCCGCGGCCTCGGGCAAGACCATCGCGCAGATGAAGCGCATCAACGAACTGACCTTCCGCACCGCGGCCGAGCTTGATCAGGGCATGGCGCGGATCTGGCAGGTGATGACCGACTGCATTTCGCGGGGAATGCTGGGCACCGGCATCCTGCCCGGCGGGCTGAAGGTGCGCCGCCGCGCCAAAGGCATCCATGACGCGCTGCTGGCCGAACGCGGGCTGAACCTTGTGGCGCCCCACACCATCAACGACTGGATGAGCCTTTACGCCATGGCGGTGAACGAGGAAAACGCGGCCGGCGGGCAGGTGGTCACGGCGCCGACCAATGGTGCGGCGGGGGTGGTGCCCGCGGTGATCCGCTACTGGCTGGACCATGTGCCGGGGGCCTCGGCCGCCCGGGTGGGAGAGTTCCTGCTGACGGCGGCGGCGGTTGGCGGGCTGGTCAAGCACAATGCCTCGATTTCCGGGGCTGAGTGCGGCTGTCAGGCCGAGGTGGGGGCAGCGGCAGCGATGGGGGCGGCGGGCCTTGCCGCCGTGCTGGGCGGCACGCCGGAACAGGTTGAAAACGCCGCTGAAATCGCGCTGGAGCATCACCTCGGCATGACCTGCGACCCGGTGCGCGGGCTGGTGCAGGTGCCCTGCATCGAACGCAACGGGCTGGGGGCGATCAAGGCGGTCTCGGCGGCCAGCCTTGCAATGCGCGGCGACGGGCAGCATCTGGTCAGCTTGGATGTCTGCATCGAGACCATGCGCCAGACCGGCCGCGACATGCACGAGAAATACAAGGAAACCTCGCTGGGCGGGCTGGCGGTCAACGTGCCGAACTGCTGA